TAAAGTAGCACAAGAGATAAAGGGAAGGCAGTTACAATGGACTATGCACACGAGTCTGACAGAGATGAAATAAATATTACTTCAACATGTGACTGGTATGAAAAAGCTATTTTGGGAAGGATGAGGGCAGAGCTGCAGAAGAGTCCTATTTGTACTCTTGCTCTGGACCACAAAGATATTGGAATTTCCCACTAGCTACACCCTTAAAATAAATCCTTGAATGTGCTTCTTCTGGGTGTGCCAGCAGTTTCCTGTTAAAACCTTGTGCAATAGAGTTTCTGAAGAGCACACACTGGAAGTGGGTTGAGGGAGGCTGAAGCCAAGACTACTGGTTACAGAAAAGGCAAAGTTCATGTGAGAGGTTCAACTTGGTGCTGGAGCAAGTACAATACCAGGGCTAGGTTGTTCGTGACAGGCTACACACCCTGTAACAAAGTCATGCTCAGTGGCACTCAGAGACATGGTGAGGAAGCACAGTTCTAGAAAACCAGCCCATCCCAGGCCTggctccaccccccaccctccctaTGCCCTATTCTCCCCACACTGAGTTTTGCCAATGGAGCCCTTAAACTCACAGTGGGTAGAGGATGATTAAATGCAACCTCACGTTAAGATTTACTGATTTTATTTACCTTCTGATTGGTTTTGAACAAGTGCATCAATCCCTTGATACTTCTTCATAAACATCCAAGACTTCAATACCAGCTCCTAAAGCTACTCTTTGGTTTTCTGTTGTGGTGGGGCCAAGTTACAGGGATGTAAAATTATACCGGTGGTTCtgccccagttagagcccctggtctctGTTTCTCCAAACACACACGAGTCATAGAAAACACTTCATCTTATAGATGTCATTTCCCACCactgtacagtgtgtgtgtgtgtgtgtgagagagagagagagagagagagagagagagagggagagagagagagagggcgctaACTATGTATCATTCTCTGAGTAATGGACACACAAAGATTTCTAACAGTCATTTCAGCTACATGTTACTCCTCCCTTCTATGtgcatttttcccccctctagggttatcactgggacttggtgccagcactatgcatccactgtttttggtggccactttttccattttattggacaagacagagagaaacagagaggaggaggagacagagagggagagaaaaaggtaacacctgcagacctgtttcaccacttactaAGTGTTCCTAcccccccacagccccacccctgaCAGATgaggagtcagggcttgaacctggatccttgcacttcatattgtgtgtttaaccaggtgtacaaccTCCCAACCCCTTCCTATTCCCCACTAAATGCTAACTTTAGAACCTAATCATTGTTCCATCATCCCAAGGAGAAACATTtagcaaaaaattttaaaaacttttcttgTAGCtcaccttaatttttaaaaatctgaggcAAAGCCACAACCCCTCccctgaaaaaacaaacaaactgggggccaagttgtggcacacctggtgaggcacacatgcacaagaaccctgatGCTAGTCCctggggaatgtttcatgagcagtgtagtgttgtaggtgtcttttcctatttccctcttccctctgctCCCAGCTTTTTCCTAGCTTTCCACTCAGGCCACTCTGCTCCTCTAAAACAACACCAAGGTCAAATACACCACCTACAATGGGGCACTGCTTAACTACGGTTTTGCTTAAACAAGTTAAGCATAATTACGCTGGAAGTCACCCAAGGGTATGTAACCACAATGATGTTTGCTCTTCCCATGAGGCTGTGCAAACAGCAACTACAGCCACAAATTTAAGAACAGCATACATCAATTGAAAAGACTACACAGGTCCCACAAAGGTACTTTCACCAGCTCAGAGTGCAACACTTGCTTATTTGAATCCAAAGGGAAAACAGGAACAGAAACTATCAGCTTTCCCAAGTACCAGGAGCTGTGCTGATTAAAGGATGTTATTGAACTAGCACTTGACAAGCTAGTCACCCCTTAACTATTGATGCAGGGTACAGCAAGGAAGACCATGGTGCAGACTGGCTTCGATTTACCTTCAAGGCAATATGTAAGATGCAGAGGATGGATAGTCAGTTTGCTGGTAGAATGAAGAAGAGATGAAGATAATTAGCCATGGAAAGTGTCTTGGGGATGTAGTCATCATAAAGACAGCGCCAAGGCCAGTCCAAAGGGCTTCACAGGGAGCATCTAGCAAGTCTAAGTTAGAAGAGGTAGCTGGGCAGAGGTCTGGAAAGGAATTCCTACAACTGTGCTCAAGCATCACCCACTGCCTCCTACAGTCAACCCAAAGAAGCTTACTGAGCccacatcagacaagtgacttCAACCCAGCAAAACTAGGGCTAGCATGGGGGCAGTCTCTAACCAAGAATACTGTCATGGAATGGCTCTGGTCAGGGGAAAAGATTCTCCTATATCCTTCTGCCCTCTCCCCCTCTGGTTTCTCATACTAGGTGAGGAATCACTGGATGACTCAGAATATGGCCTGCCTCCCTCACATTGCTATGTATCAGGGAAGCACAGAAACGTGGCACATGCACTGTGTGAGGCACTGAGCTCTTTCTGAACCTAGAGTGGGGGAGTGAAAGCCAAATATAAATTGTGGGGCAGGGGGGCTGTGGATACAGCTCAGCAttagaacacagaacttgcataCCTGAAGCCTCAGAGAACCCAGGTTCTATCTGTGTGCCACTgcaggccagagctgaacagtgatctggttctttcattaaaaagtttaaaatcagggggccaggtggcggtgcaccaggttaacgagcccccactccccaccagcagagaggacacttcacaagtggtgaagtaggcctgcaagtgactctcttcctctcccctctcaatttctctgtcctatccaattaagaggcaaaggactttcaagcatgaaattccaagtttgatccctagcactacatgtgtcagagtgatcttaaaaaatattttttttaaaaggaggggggcaggtggtggcaaacctggttaagcccacacattacagtgcacaaagacccagaatcaagcctctgttccccatctgcaggggggacgcttcatgagtgatcaagttgcaggtgtctatctctccctcccctttctttttttctatccagtaataaataaaattgaaaaatgaaaacaaattaagGGGCTAGGGAATGTGGCAGCAGTGAAAAGCACCCAAGCAAGATGGGTAGGGCAGGGTGAGGGGCACAGGAGAAATGCCTCCAGAGTAGAGCTATCAATGCGTTTAGACAGGAGGAACTTGAactatcttttttatatatatctatttattagaaacagatatcaagaggaaagccagatataaagaggaaagggggtgatagaggacagagacagagacatctacaacactgcttcaccatgtgcaaaattctcccctgcaggtggggataggtagggaccagaggcttgaacctgggtccttgtgcattgtaacaggtgcactcaaccaggtgtgccaccacccagcccctctttgaaCTATCTTTTCAGATGATGATTTCAATGCCAGAGCCATACTGATTTGCTTTAAGAGAAAATGTTCATCATAGCTCACCTAAACTGCACTTGCTCTggtatgcacatgacccaggttcgagccttgtCTTCAACATGCTGGTGAAAGCTTCCGTTagggctatggtgtctttccctctctccctctgtctgtatctaaaaatACAGACTTGGAGTACTGACACCCTGGAatgacacccccccaaaaaaaattaagttatatgATTAAATCATGTGATTGTTTGAATGCAATGCAGAAAAAGTAGTTAACTACAGAAGTTAAGTGGGCTGGTTTCCCCATCTTGGCACTAGGGGGCACTGAAGCACACTTTCTCTTAAGAGGAAAACCCATTTGTTTAGAAATAAAGTCCAGCTAGAAGCTGTTCTCTGTTGCTAAAATCCTTTCTTTTACCCAGCAGCTCTGTGGTGGGTCCTGTTACAGTTTTACAGGTGATTTCTGAGAGCCCACTAACTGCATGCCAAGATGGGTGGAGTCATTCCAATCCAGCACAGCTAACAGTCAGAGCTTGGTATTCTGATAACCAAACCCAGAATGACTGACTTGAGAAAACCAACCAGCAGAGTTGTTTTACCCTGTGTCCACCCTGGACAGCTGTAGGGCTGACAGAAAAACAATGGCTGTTCACACTGACTGGGAGTGTTCCACACGCCAAGCTGTTTGTATGTATCCCCGACACCCTAAATCAGGAAGCATAACAAATCTATTAAAAATGTACACAGGGGAGGAAGACAAGCTTTGGAAACTTCAGCCATGGGGACTGGGGTTGAAAAGCATtttccgggggtcgggcggtggtgcagtgggttaagcacatgtggcgcaaagcgcaggaacctgcgtaagaatcccggtttgagcccccggctccccacctgcagcggagtcgcttcacaggcggtgaagcaggtctgcaggtgtctctctttctctcccacctctctgtcttcccctcctctctccatttctctctgtcctatccaacaacgaattgtgtcaacaagggcaataataataaccacaacgaagctacaacaagggcaacaaaaggggggggaaaaaaaaaaggcctccaggagcggtggattcatggtgcaggcaccgagcccagcaataaccctggaggaggaaaaaaaaaaagaaagaaaagcattttcCAACATACCCTTTGGGGAGAGAAGTGGGAAGAAGTGAGGACACTCACTGACACAGAAGAAAAGCTGTTctcccacatctgtgaccttgagagaactactgcagtttccaatggagggggtgggacacaaaactctggtggtgggagctgtatgaaattatacccctattatcttataattttttaattaatattaaatcactaataaaaaatatttaggggctgggtggtggcacacttggttgagtgcacattacaatgtgcaaggacccaagttcaaggcccctggtctccacctgcggggaaagcttcacaagtagtgaagcagtgctgcgatgtctctcttatctccctctctctctcacacccttccctcttgatttctggctatgtctgtccaataaatggataaagataattaaaaatatatatttaaaaaaaaaagaaaagccattcTCAAGTTCTCCCTGCTGCTGTGTCATAGACAAATCAGTGAGCCCACGGGCTCCAGCCAGGGATGGCAGAGGCACCACTAGTGTGTGCTTGGCCGAGACGAGAATCTTAAAACATCAAGAGATACTATTTTCATCACTTTTTGGCATCCTATTTCCAAGGAGGAGCAGTTTTTGTCTAGGGATAAAGACAGAAGCAGACAAGGTGGATTTTagtcttctcctcccccccaaataataataaaaaaaactttacaatTCAATTCATAATATTTTACTattacctcaaaaaaaaaaaccctgcaaaaTTCAGGTTCCATTTAAGATGcatatttttattgaaataaaaaaaattgtaaccagACATAAGGAAGAATAAAGTAGACAAGAATGTTATAATCTGACTATATAATTATTCTCTCATTCTTGATATATCACTAAAATATAACAAAGGATTGCTCTctatgctaatttttaagtttgtCCAGTTAAACCATTATTTGGTATCCTTTCAACAGGTTAACTTCATAACTATTTAGAGTTTCTTCTCAGAAACATTCATATATTATACAGGAAAACATTCATAGTTTATTTGGAAACATTCATATTTATACAGGATGTACAAATTTGAGACaggacaataacaaaaaaagcaaaacaaaacaacaaccccAAATTCACACAACTGTAGCCGCAACACTATCCAAGCTGCATTGTGGTGATTATATTCGGTCAGCTATCCAATATGTATAACTGGAATTTAATAGTGTTATTTACACAGGGGCAAAAAGCACTCATCTAAGGTAAAGGCGCTCAGGTTTAATGTGCACTTTCCATAGCCCTATGAAAACACACCACTATATACACTGTAAACACCACAGGGCATGAAATCCATCTCCAACCACAAACATCAATCTCACAGGATCAAACATACAAGGTCTAAGGGAAGGTGCCTGACTTTTCCTTTGTTAGCATACTTTTCATCCaagactgtgattttttttttcccccataggaCACTATTCACTTATGTCAAATATGGTACCAGTACTCAAAACATTTCTGGAacctttttggggggtggtggtggggatgtcTGTATAGTCTGCCATGAATTCTTCTGAATGTCCTTGAAAGTGCAAGTCTTCATCCTTTGAAGATGAATTGGATCTGGGAAAACAGGCACTCACAGCCAAGTAAATCAAACTGTGTAATAATCTCACCCTGGATCAAATGTGTGATGCCACTATAAAACAACGAGACCAATTTTCTTGTACAACTGATAAattaagagttaaaaaaaaatgcctgagcAAAGGCAGTCCTGATGAAATAAGCACAGATTTCTCCTACAGTGATGGCTCTGAGAGGCAAAACTTGCTTGGACAGCACAGCTGGGGGCGTTATGCAGTTTAAGAGATTGTCCCTTTGTCATCTCTCACACAGACTTTAGTATTCCTCTTCAGTTTCAGTCCCTTTTGCTTTCTTGTGGATCGCCCGATTAAAGCTGTGGCAAGCAGGGACCCAGTGATTGTCATGCAGCCCCAGCTTACAGCCAGGGAAGCCCTTCTGGGACCTGTGGCAGCACATCCAGTACCCCGGCCCATAGGGGAGTGCCTGGCAGTAGGGTTTCGGGTGCCACCGGCACAGTGACACATCCCCTTTCACATATTTTTTCTTGCACTGCTTGCAAGGATCCTCTCTGTAGCGTGGATCTCGGACCCAGCGAGAATCTGCTGGCCTGATGTTGTAGTATTCAATGATAAACTTGAAATAGCAGCAGGTACATTTAAGAGCCACTAAACTCTTGGTGGGAAGTAACCTGAAGATTTTCACCATAATGTGATGGGGCAGAAAAGCCATGTactgctgaggctccaaaagttgcTGGATTTTAAACCTGGTCTCCAAAAAGTCATGAGACACCTGCTTCTTCCAACTGGCTGCCTCAAGCAGTGGCAGTGCATTTTCCGCAGGTGAGGCCAGAGCGCCAAATGAATCAGCTGAAAGGCTTTTTCCCTCAGATGCACTGTCACCCTCAGCAACATCTTCAAGTTGGCTGGCTTTGGAAGACTCTTTTGTTGCGCTTTCATTCAACTGCAAACAGTCTGACTGGTGCCGACTAGGTGGCAGAAAGAACAACATCCCTGGAAGCGGGTCTTCATAGGTCTTTAAACTGGAAGGCGGGTCTTTCTCTACCTTGGACACAGTGATACTAATGCACAaagattcttttcttctttgatcAGGATTTTGGCTAGTATGTGGCGTAAGCTCTCTACTCATACATTCAACAGCATCTGCGGGCAACTCAATGGCTTGGGGACAAGGGCAAGAAGGAAAAGCTGACCCAGTAAGTTCCTCCGTCATTTCCACATCGTATCTCTCACTGTTTTTCACAGCACTTTGCTGATCTGGTTCTAACTCTGCACTGTCCGGATGGAAACTCACATTTGCTGGCAGTGGACAGCCCTGAGGTGCACTGTCCCAGGCCTGGCCCCCCTTAGGGGAACAATAGTCAGCTCTAGAGGGGTCACAGTCTACAGATACAGGCCCCACAGGATTCACCTGAGAGTCAGGAGCCTCCAAAGTGTCTTTGTTTGCTTTGCCTTCATTGGCCTGGATGCCACTTGCAAGCAGCACCCGGCCCACATTCCTACGGAAGCTGTTGTTCCTTGAGAGGCTTCCAGGCTCGCGCTGGCTCTGGCGCTTCAGACATTCAGACTCAAGCCTGGCTACCATGTCAAGGACACGGACTGGCTCACTCTGTGGCTCACCAGGCTCAGGATTACCCCTCTCTATGGGTTCATCACCAGCTCCTGGGGCAGAGAAGGATTCAGAAGCTCTGGATTGCCCTGAAAATCTTACCACAGCAGGTGAGCTACTACAGTTTTTTGTACAACTAGCGAGAAGAGCACTGGCTCTTTGCTCAAGGAAAGCAACCATCTGTATGACAGACAGAGGCCTCCCggcataaacaccatccccactgtCACTCACATAATGTACAGAACAGTGCTCGATACCACATGCAAAAGGCTCAGACTGGTAGCACCTGCTGTTGACTTCCCTCATCCTTTCTAACTGTATCTTCGCTTTTTTAAGATCCCctgattttttccttcttttggtaGCTCTTCCATCAATATCCCAGGAGCTTTTTATTTTCATAGATCCTATCCTATTACTACACTGGTGGGCTGCAAAGAATGCAATTTTCTCCTTGGTATTTCCTGGTTTCACAACGGCCCAGATATCAAGCGGCCCTTCCCCTTCTTCACCCTGGTGGATCGTGGCAGATGGCGCATTCTTCTTGGCATTAACATTCAGGTTGCTCTCCACTGGACTCTTCCCACTCATACTGCACAAAACATTTGGAGGAAGGATTGCAAAAGGCTTTCGAGATGATGCTTTCCCGAGAGAGGATGCAGAAAAGACACCTGGCTTCATGTAGCTAGCTTTGCATTTTTCATCATGCATAACCTTTTGGTGGCTCAAAGGTGTTCTCACAGTTTCCGTGCTGATTTGTAGAGGTCGAACCTTCTTCTGGAGTTTCCAATATGGCTTTAGGTGCATAACAGAGGttctaaaggaaaagaaaaaacacatctgatttaaaaaaatggaccttatttatagaaaacatttttagaggccaggtggtagcacacctggttgagtgcacatattataatgcacaaggtcgcagtttcaagcccctggtccccaccttcagggtggaagattcatgagcagtgaatcagtgcttcaggtgtctctctgtctctctcttaatctcccctacccctctcaatttttctgactctaccccaaaataaattttaaaaaatagaaaactcaTAC
This DNA window, taken from Erinaceus europaeus chromosome 16, mEriEur2.1, whole genome shotgun sequence, encodes the following:
- the FBXO34 gene encoding F-box only protein 34, coding for MHLKPYWKLQKKVRPLQISTETVRTPLSHQKVMHDEKCKASYMKPGVFSASSLGKASSRKPFAILPPNVLCSMSGKSPVESNLNVNAKKNAPSATIHQGEEGEGPLDIWAVVKPGNTKEKIAFFAAHQCSNRIGSMKIKSSWDIDGRATKRRKKSGDLKKAKIQLERMREVNSRCYQSEPFACGIEHCSVHYVSDSGDGVYAGRPLSVIQMVAFLEQRASALLASCTKNCSSSPAVVRFSGQSRASESFSAPGAGDEPIERGNPEPGEPQSEPVRVLDMVARLESECLKRQSQREPGSLSRNNSFRRNVGRVLLASGIQANEGKANKDTLEAPDSQVNPVGPVSVDCDPSRADYCSPKGGQAWDSAPQGCPLPANVSFHPDSAELEPDQQSAVKNSERYDVEMTEELTGSAFPSCPCPQAIELPADAVECMSRELTPHTSQNPDQRRKESLCISITVSKVEKDPPSSLKTYEDPLPGMLFFLPPSRHQSDCLQLNESATKESSKASQLEDVAEGDSASEGKSLSADSFGALASPAENALPLLEAASWKKQVSHDFLETRFKIQQLLEPQQYMAFLPHHIMVKIFRLLPTKSLVALKCTCCYFKFIIEYYNIRPADSRWVRDPRYREDPCKQCKKKYVKGDVSLCRWHPKPYCQALPYGPGYWMCCHRSQKGFPGCKLGLHDNHWVPACHSFNRAIHKKAKGTETEEEY